The genomic region GTGCGGCGGCGCGGGCGGCTGATTCGGTTGCCTTGTAGCTGAAAGCAGTGTCGGTGGCTTGGACTTGTAGAAGAGCGTGGGTCAAGTTGGGTCTGGATGGCCGAGTGAGGTCATTATCGGCAGAGGGTTGACTGCACCGCCTATCAATAGGTGCCTCTTCTCGACTTGAAGGAGCAGCCATGGTGCATTGAGCTAAATTCCGGTGCACATATGCTTCGTACGCCATCCTCGAGCTTTTTGTGACACACTGATCTCACATGCGGTACAGTGAAGACGTAGCAGATGTTCGATCTCGCCTGCCAAGTCTTGTGTCTCTTCATGTTCAGCGTGAGGAAATCTGTGTCAACATCTTGCTGTGGTGAAGACTGCGAGCATTAGACCGATCTTCATCTTACCACCAAGACATCATTGCCTCATATTGGCTCCTACCCACGGTATGTCATAAACCCATGTGATCAGTCTTGGTTTGTACTCGTCCATATTCACTTACACGGATTACACAGTCTTTTCGGTGATCTAGCTCAGTGGTCAGAGCGCATACTATCCAAGCACCACTGTACAGGGTTCGTGCCACGCCTGACCCGTGCACAGCAGCTGAAATGTTGTGAGAGGTAGATGCAGCCAGCAGCAGGTGTTCAGTTCCAGTCTAGAGTTGATTGTATCTTTTGCTTCTGCGACGTCGTTCGGTTGTGCACTGTCTGGAGATTAGAACGACCACGGCTGCTCCAGAAGACATGTGAGCATGTAGCAGCGTCCTGTGACGAGCGGTTCAGGTAGAACACGTTCGGTTAGCTCACGCGACGTCTCCCCAGCATTGAACAGACGCAATCACCTGCTCCTTAGCTGGAACTTCACGGTTTCCAAATTCCTGATCCTCCTCCCCCATACCCTGCTAATTCCAGCCGGCCGTGCCATCGATCGATCCACCTTCACGCATAGATCCAATGCGTCGATATACCTCCCTGTCACATGATATGCGCTCGAGGAGAATATGGAGCAACACATACATGCCCGAGGAATAAAAGGTGTCAGAGTCGCCCGCGGCTGGCATCAAGCAGTGGCTGTGCTCTGTGCTATCCTGGAGTATGTTATCTCGGTTACTGTCTGACGATCGTCGTGAGCTGATTCGACGCCTGGAAAACCTGTAGGAAAGAGCTCCGGACCATCTAATCGACAGCGCTCCCAGAACActtcccggcggataaaGTGCACGTCGCAGCGCGCAAGCAACCTCTCTTGAAACACTCAGGCCCGGCGGTGCAATGGCGCTCTGGCTATGTTGCGATACCAATATACAGTGTCGATTAGCTCTCATCGCTGTAAATGCGTGTCTTGGTCACCGCCTGGGGAGTCGACATAGACACATTTTAGGTCGATACCTTTGTGGTCCGAGAAGAGACCTTGTCCACTGGGCTTGGATTCTGCTGTGAAGATGTTGCAACAACCGTTTGAATGCCTGGTTCATTTAGTCAGCCTCGAGAGTCCAGTCGTCTCTGTTGATAATCTTGTCGATACAACGGCTGTCGATCCGGATGCATCATTTGTCTGTCAAACTGGTTGCACCGCGTTGCGTCACACTCTGCTCAATGTCATGTCCGAAGCAATGTATCGCCAGCCCTACACTTCATGCTACACTAGCTGGTGGGGGGGTGACGAAGCGCTTCGCAGGACGCAGAAGTGAGTGTCAACATGTGAAGAAAGCTGCTTCCCAGCAAAGCCGAACAGCAGAAGCCGGCTCCAGCCGACCGCTGCCGACGTCACCACGCATCACAACAATGCAGCCGCGTGACTGCTATCTCGTGCACCACTAGAATCCTTCCAGGCTCCCACGCTCCACCCACACCTCGcaaccaccaccaccacagCTCAGCCCATCTTTCCCACCTCGCTTCACTTCTCCTCCTCATCACCCAGCACACCAACCCAACCAACTACCAAACCCGACCACGAAACACTCACCAACCATGCTCTCCCTCCTCCTCCAACTCTGCCTCGCGGCCCTGGCCTTCGCCGCCCCAACCGCCAACGAGATCCACGCCACAAGCTCCAACGCATGGCAATACGGCACAGGCGGCGGAGTTCTAGGCTTCATCGTGCTGATCATCGATGTCCTCGTATGGAGTACGTCCCTCCCCTCCACCCCTCCCCCACCATCACAACACCCACCCACTAACCCCCACCTCCCTCAACAGTGGAAGTCCTCAAATCCAACCGCCCACCCCTCCCCAAGATCGGCTGGTCGCTCCTCGTCTTCCTCTTCCCGATCGGCGGTGCAATCATCTACTGGCTCTTCGCGAACCGCGCCGCCCACAACCAAGGTGCCGGGTACGAGCCTATTGGTGGTGCTTAGGAGGAGTCTACTATTGCGGAGGGGACTGTTAGGTGGCATAAGCCTGGCACGTGGAAGGTGAAGTGGGAGTGGGTGATTCCGGAGAGGGATGTGTTTCATTCCACCAGGCAGGTGTGCTGAGTGTTTGTTGTTGGTAATGGCTGGGTCGACAGCAGACCTGCGGAGTATGATTCGGCGTGCTGAGGATGCGGGATAGCTTGCTTATTGGTCATGCTTTGTGACTAAAATGAGATGATGAGAGTGTTAGGCTCATGGGGAGCTTTTTGGAAGCGATGAATTGGACTGTCTCGAAGCGAGTAGGCCATGGCTTACGAGGCAATGAATAGACGACAGACTATCGATTACAGTAATGAACAGTGTCTTTTATGATCAGCAACCCCCACTACCATCATTCACGTCTGTGCCAGACCTCTTCGACATATTGCCTGTGCTCGTGTCACCGCATGATGTGGTCACGTCTCATGACTTCAAGCTGATCGACCTTGCTATTCACGCATGTCCCTTCCATGAGTCTCGTGTTGTGTCCACTAAGCGTGATCCTGGGCATCTTGAGAGCGTAGGAGGCCGTTGGCACCTCATTCCTGCTACCCTGCATGCGTATCACGCAGTCAGTGCTGTATACCAACGATGTATTAGTGGCGTATGTGTATGTATACCTTGGTGAAGTAGCCTGGGCAAGATATGCGTTTGGAGGCCCAGCAGGTCTGTTCAAGCAGAGTTCCGTCTTTCCAGCTCTTTACCAGAAGCAATCGAGAACGGGCCATCGGACTTTGCCGGGCGCTTGCTTGTGTTTCCAGCTTCGTCATCGCTCTCACGTTTGCGCTTCAAGTCGGGTGAATCTTTTGTCTCCGTCGCTGCCTCGTCCGCAGTCTCGGGTTGTATGTAGTTAGCGCTGACAGCAAGATGATTGGCGAATGGCGGAGATAGACTAATCTGACGACGCAGTCTCATGTGCTCACGATTAACGTCTCGCAAGAACTCGGAATTGATTGCGTGCGGTAGCTTGTCTTCGTCGAACCAGGTCTCGCTGCCGAGCCAGGCGTAGATGTCTCGAAGCAGTTTGCGGAGCTTGGAGTCGGTCGGGGTGTTGTCGTAGATGAGGTTCGTGAGTGTGAGATCGAAGAGACTGGTAGTTCGCAAGACTCGAGTGATGTCGCGAATTACGGCATTCTTGAATCGGACGTCCAACATCCTCTCACCAAAGATGTAGGCGTTGATCAGGAGCTTGTAGTCAGTAGAGCCTGCTTGGGTGTACACCTTTCGGTCGTAGAGCCAATCCTGGTAGAGTTGGAACACTGCTGGTTCGTCATTGGGCAGTGCGATGATGCGGTCTTTCGCTTCTTTGAAGTCTTTGCTCCATGCAGTGCGCACGAAAGTCGAGTTCTCCGCTACGAGGCTTTCGTGAATTGCGAAGTCCCGTGGTGCATCAGCTCCAACTTTGAAGAGGACAATACTGCTGCCCAATGCCGACCGTTCGCGAGCAGCGTCGCCTTGATCCTCTGAGGCTGCTGGTCTCGGAAGTGGAATACCGTTTAGTTGCGCGACAGCCAGGTGACCCGCGTGACGGGTGCCCTGTTGGGTGTCGATAAGGCGCAACTCTTCGAAAGAGAACTTCGAGTAAGCGTCTTGGGCGGTAATGCTCTGGTGGTGTTGGACTTCTGCGCAGTGACTCTGGCGCTCAATGAGCGCCAAAAAGGCGCCATCGGTCGGCGGCGGCTGAGCTGCCATTGTCAGTGAAGCTCCGCGCTCTGGCGGCGGCTCTCTTCCAAGTGAGCACTAAGATACGTTAAGGTGGTCTTCAGTGGTTGCGAAAGTGCTGAGCTGACAGAGCGTGATGGAAAATCAGGACTTGTATACTTGCGCCGCTCAAGGGTGATGTCGCATGTCAGACGGGATGTCGGTGTCTGCAATGTCTGTGTGAAGTTCGATGATGTTTGTTCTCGAGGAAGAACATGGATTGTGTTGACGACGAAATCGCGCTTCAAGATCCCTGTCAACACGCCTGGGCCGGCCTGGCCCAAGTTCCTTACACGAGCCAGCACCTCAACTTCAACATCCTGCTTCATCCATTCACTTCCCATCCCACGACATGACGAACCACGTAACAAGCGGTGCCGGTAAGTGTTGGTACGAACACTTAACAATCGACATCCTCGCCAGCGTCCTCTCGAACAGCATCTTCCACCCCTTTGTCGCCTGGATCATCCCGCTCTGCCTCCGCTCTCTCCAAGCGCCGTACGATAGCAACGAGTTCATCGCATCATGCATATATGCCTCCTTCATCACATTCGTGTGGATGCTGAGCATCATCAACAAACGCGTAGCATATGGCTTGCCGCGCGAGATGGACTGGAATGAAGAGGTCGTGGCCATAACAGGCGGAGCCGGTGGACTGGGCAAGATTCTGGCTGAGATGTATGGCATGAGAGGTGCTAGTGTTGCGATACTGGATGTTGCCGTTCCAGAGAAAGAGAGTGAAGGAATGGCAGGAGTACAGTACTACCCATGTGACGTGGGAGATCATGCAGCGGTGGAGAAAGCCATGGAGCAGATAGAGAAAGATGTAGGCACATACTGCAAACAATACCCGTATATCACCTCGCTGATACCTGTTCTCAGCTGGGCCCACCCACCATCCTCATCAACAACGCCGGCATGGTAAGCGGCAAACCTCTCCTGGAACTAACAGCCCAAGAACTCCAACGCAACTTCAACGTGAACCTCATCTCCCACTTCCACACAATCCGCGCCTTCCTCCCCGGCATGCTCACCTCCGAAACAGGCGGCACGATCGTCACAGTCGCATCCGTCCTCGGCAAAATAGCAGCGAGCCACCTCGCCGACTACTGCGCAGCGAAAGCAGGCCTCATCGCCATGCACGCCTCGCTTCGAGCAGAACTTGCTTCCCCGACCGCACCAGAGGGAGCCGAGTATATACGAACTATCCTTGTGACGCCAGGCCAGCTAGCGACGCCATTATTCGGACAGCTCGAGACACCTTCGACGTTCTTCGGACCGGTTGTGGAACCGGTGGAGTTGGCGAGGGCGATTGTTAAGATGGTTGATGCTGGGGAGAGTGGAGAGATCAGTATGCCATTGTATGCGAGGTGGATCGAGTGGACGAAGGTGCTGCCTGTGGGGATGGATAAGGTGGTGCGGTGGATGAGTGGGATGGATCGGGCGATGGAGGGGGTTCATGTGAGGAGGAAGGGGGCAGAGAAATGAGCAGTCGAGGACGGCAGAAACTCGTTGTGATCAAGGAGCAAATAGGGTTTCTCGTCCACGGTCCCTATATCCAAGCGCTTTCATCCTCCTAAGATGCTGGAAAAGTCATCCAGTACCAGCAAGCCCCACAGTACCGCGGAACATCATCAGCACCAGTATCAACAACACCAACACGCCTTCCAACACCACCACCCCATCCCACCTACTCTCCCTCCCCACCGGGCTCCGCAACCAAACCTACGGGTACACCCTCCACATCCCTCCCCGCCACAACAAACCCAGCATACCACTCTCCACCCACTACAAATGATACTGAATCGAAGCCGCCCACCACCTCAAGAAATCCACAACGAGGCATGCGCCATCTTCTTCAAAGTCAAAACCTTCCACTTCGACACGGCAAGCGTTCGCAGCAGCTGGTCGGGAGACGTATTGAGCAAACACACGAAGTATCGTCGTCAATGCCGATGACACGACACGATGTGGGCTCTGATTGGCCGGGGGGGGATGTTGAGAAGGGTAACGAGCTCCTTCTGGCGTTGTCTAGGCTGGGGTCGCTGGTGGGGTTCAGTGATCTTGATATCGTTAGCTCTGGTTTCCAGGTCGAGGATCTCGACTTGCTTCGCGCTTTGGGAGGGCTGAGGGGGTTGAAATATTTTGAGATCTGGGTGATTTGGACTTTCCATGCGGACTGGTCAGATGGTATCGGCATAGGTGGTGAAAGTCTGCGGCGGAAGGTGGAAGAGCTGGAGGTGAAGTTGTATGGAGTCGTGGTGAAGACGTAGGGATGGTAGGGTCATTGGGGCGACTTGCTAGAGAGTTAGTAGTAGCATGCTGTCATGTTTTGGGAATTTGATAAGTTGATCGGTGTGGCTGCGTCTGTGGAAGGCTCGAAGACCTGAACAGCATGGAACGCCAGCCAGTGCCACCTCGGGCTTTTGTGTCGAGCGCGGCGGGAACACTCGGTACTTCCAATATCAGGAGATCGTTGTTGGCGTTGTGCGCTTCACGCGATGTCTATGCTCCACGCATCGAGCTAGCAAGCTAGCGGGTTCAAGCGATGGCGTCTGTAGCGAAGACAGCCACGCGCTCGGCGGCGATGAGGCAGTGGAGGAGTTGGTGACGAGGATCCGCATTGAATTGGTATGTCGAGCGCCATGATCAGAGACGGTACGATGGGTAGATGAAGAGGACGAAGTAGGGAACCTGAGCAACTCAGTGACCGATCTCATAACTTCTTGGAGAGCAGATCCCCAAGAAATGATACTCAATCGAAGCTTATCGTTTACTCGGGACACATCGACAACTCCGTTGCAAGGCGCGCGCcatcttcttcttctccttctacTCTCAGACTGTTGCTAGGAGGTAGGTGACAAGCATTCGCAGCAGCCGGTTGAAGATCCCATTGACAGGGCGTCCGGCGAAGCACCATTGACAAACCTCCGCATTGCATGCCAACTGCACTCGAAGGAGCCATAAGACCCGCCATGCAATGCGCTGTGTGACCTGACACGGCCCGCTAGGCGGCTGTAACGTCAGCTGGACCACGGAGAAGTAGATAGTTGCAACGGCGCTACACCACAGCTCCAATAAAAGAACAACAGCAACATCATAATAATGTGTTATTGCCGACATCTTATACTCCACATTGCCCCTCACAAGCACATCAGAAGACAAAATACCCCTGACTCAACGGCAACGTCTCCGCCGGCTCCGCCGTACAAATCTTTCCATCAGCCTCGACAGTCTGCAACACACACTAGTCAGCCTCCCATCTACGCGACCTCAAAGCTATCGTGACACTCACATATCTCTCCGCATCAACCTTCATCCTCGGCATCAAGTCATTGAACTTCATATCCCCCTTCCCAATCGTTCTACACCCCTTGACCGCCTCAACCCTACTCTTCAATCCATACTCCTTCCTAACTTTGCCCAAGCTCGCCTGGCTGACCCACGTTACGGTCGTGCAGGGGTTGAGGGCGCCGAACATTGGTCTGGTATGTCAGTGTCAGCAATCATCAGCGGCAGGAGTAGAAGGGAGGAAGTGGACATACCTCATAAACACCGGCTCCACCGTCGGAATACTAGCATTCGGATCCCCCATCTGCGACCAAGAAATCATCCCCCCCTTGACGACTTGGGCCGGTTTCGCGCCGAAGTTGGCAGGATCCCACAGCACGAGATCTGCGAGTTTGCCCACTTCGACAGAGCCGATGAGGTGGCCCATACCCTGCGCGATGGCAGGGTTGATGGTGTACTTACTAACATACCTCTTGACGCGAAAATTATCAGCATCCGTGCCTTCATCTTCAGGGAGGAAACCTCGTTGAACCTGGACGCACACACACAGTCAGCAACAGAACCCGCTTTCAACAAGAACAACCACAACACCATTGCCCTCGTCTGCATCTGCATCTGCATCTGAACCCAGCAACAGCAACAGCAAACATACCTTATTCTTATGCGCCGTATTCCACGTCCTCCCCACAACCTCCCCACACCTCCCCATAGCCTGAGAATCACTACTCATCATCGAAATCGCGCCCAAATCATGCAACACATCCTCAGCCGCAATCGTCTCCGCCCGAATCCTGCTCTCCGCAAACGCCACATCCTCTGGAATATTCCGACTCAAATGGTGACACACCATTAACATATCCAAATGCTCATCGAGCGTGTTGGCCGTATACGGCCTCGTCGGGTTGGTAGACGACGGTAAGACGTTGGGGTGTTCCACCACGCTGATGATGTCCGGGGCGTGGCCGCCGCCGGCGCCTTCGGTGTGGTAGGTGTGGATTGTGCGGTGCTTGAAGGCTGCGACGGTGGTTTCGACGAAGCCGGATTCGTTGAGCGTGTCGGTGTGGATGAGGCATTGGATGTCGAAGTCGTCGCAGACGCTTAGACAGGAATCGATGGCTTTGGGCGTGGAGCCCCAGTCTTCGTGGAGTTTGAGGCCGCAGACTCCTGCTTCGACTTGGTCGCGGAGGGGGATGGGGGAGGCGTCGTTGCCTTTGCCGGTTATGCCGATGTTGATGGGGAGGGAGTCGCAGGCTTGGAGCATTTGTTTGATCATGGTGGTGCTGGGGGTGCAGGTTGTTGCATTACTACTCGTGCTGGGACCTGTGCCGCCGCCGAGGAAGGTGGTGATGCCGGAGGCGATGGCTTCGTAGGCTTGCTGTGGGCAGATGAGGTGGATGTGACTATCAAACCCACCAGCTGTGATGATCTTATGCTCACCGGCAATAACATCCGTCGCTGCACCAATTACGAGAGCAGGGTCTACGCCTTGCATCACATCTGGGTTGCCTGCTTTGCCGATTCCAACGATAAGACCATTCTTGATGCCAATGTCTGCTTTGTAGATCCCCGTCCAGTCGACAATAAGGGCGTTGGTTATGACAGTGTCTAGACATTCCGCGTCGCGGCGACCACTGGCTTGACCCATACCATCACGGATAGTCTTGCCTCCGCCGAAGGAGCATTCGTCGCCGTAGACAGTCATGTCGCGCTCGACCTTGATCCAGAGGTCTGTCGGTCCAAGACGGATGCGATCACCAGTTGTGGGTCCAAACATGGCAATGTAGTCTTCTCGCGGCATCGAGTACGGGTCCAGAATCTGATCAGCGTCTGGCTGCTCAACATTCAAAAACCCACCCTCTCGCAACCTATGCATGATACCCGCATCCTCTTCGCCAGACACACCTTCCAAATCCTTAACATCCCCCGGAGCAACATCATTCCCACCCGCAATAATCCGATTCCCCGAAATCTCCACCAGCGTCACAGTCTTCATATCCCCCGGCTCAAACCGAATCGACGTACCCGCAGGAATATCCAACCGCATGCCCTTGGCCCTCAACCGATCAAACTCCAGCTTCGGATTCGTCTCAATGAAATGGTAATGACTTCCCACCTGAATCGGGCGATCTCCTTTACTCGTTACCTTCATCCTGATCCTTCTCCTCCCAACATTAAGATGAATCCTACTCGCAGTCCCCTTCACCGCAACCACCGCCCCGGGCATCTTTCCCCCCTTCCACGCCTCCAACCCCTCAACCGGCGGCCACGGAAACTTCCCCAGCCCAGGGATCGGCAGGAAACTCCCATACAACGCCCTCTCCAAATTCCCATCATCCGTCGCGATAGGGTTATGAATTGTCACTAGATATGTCCCATTCCTGAACGTGCCCTCCACCATCATCTCCATCAAGGTATGTGGAACGCTGGGCAGGACATGCCTGCGCCCCAACAGCGTTGTACCGATGGACATGAGGTCTGCCACGGTGTATTCGCCATCTCTTATCAACTCGTGTAGGACGCTCGCGATGAGGCCCAGTGCTTCGGTATGGTTGAGTCGTACGCCGCGAGCCAGGCGTCGTTGTGCGAGGGTGCCGATTTGGGATATGAGGAGCTTATCTATCTGTGTTGCGATCTCTTATCAGCAGCGCAACATCGCTGTCAGTCCCCGCCAGACTCGGTCGAAGACAGTCGCAAGCAGTGTAGACGCATATTAACGTTACAACATACCTCCTTCGGTGCCAACTGCATGTTTACGGATCTGTTACCTAGGAATGCCTGGCATAGAAACTGTGACTAAGAGTAAACAGTACTAGAAAGCTGAATGGCATGTAGGACCGAGTCAAGCTTTCGAGCTGACTGAAATTGGTGCGAGATCGGCTTGGGGAGCTTTGGTGGGGAACCTGGCAGCTGGAAGAGCCATCGCGTGGGCCTAGATTGTGTCGGATCTGGCCGATTGGGAGTGTGGTTGGATATTGTGATTGCGATTGCAGATGTTCGCAGATACTCGAAGCATGAAGGCAGCCTTTCGTTGCTCCCGTTGAGGTTGGTTTGCTGGGGAGTGCGAACTCTGCGAGGTCAGCGTTGATGTGAATCAGTGTTGAGGTACAACTGTATAGCATTAATCGACTATTACCGCACACAGCTCGCTCGCACCAGTGGTTATCATTAGAACAGCAGGACGCCGCGTCGACAGCAGGGCATCAAACACACAACTCCAAGTGGTAGAAACCAGATCAGGCCGCTGCCTCGGGCTTgcgcttcttcttctcctaACGCGACATCGTTAGCAACGTGCATTACAGGCAGCGCGAAGTCCAGTTCGGTGCTCAGCGCTTCGTGATAATTTCGAAGCATGGCGCGCGACGTACCTTCTTTTCCTTCTTCAGCTTCTCGCTCGACTCTGGCACGAGCTGTGAAGACGGTGTTGCAGCCGCTTCAGCAGCCTTGTCGGCGTTCGACTTTCTtcccttcttcttcttctcgccgTCGCCTGGCGTAGGATCCGCCTTACGTTTGCGAGTCGGCGATGAGGAAAGCGCAGCCATCTCAGCAGCAGGTGGTGCGAAGCCATTCACCTGCAGACTGCTGAGTTGCTGTGGGGTAGGTGCGACCGGGTCTGCTCCTGCCTGATGTTGATGGTTTAGTATGTGATCGGCAATAGCGTTGCTCGGAAGGACGGCATGGCAAACGATGCATTGCATCACTTGGTTGTACGCGCCTTTCCTCTGCTTGGGCACACTCACTTTGGCCGTCTTCCTTGCCTTGGGTGTCTTCTTCACGGCTTCCGCCTTCACCGGCGGCGGCGCGGGTTGCGCTGGCTCGTCTTCCGACTCCTCCTCACTCGAGTCGTCGCTATCGTCGCTGGAGTCATCGTCATCTTCCTCTTCCTCGTCCGCGCCTGCCTTGACAGTGACAGGGCCTGAAGGGGAAGGTACCTCGTCGTCATCTTCGGCAGCTGCGTCCTCTTCGCCTTCGCCAACCTCACCGCCTTGTGCTTTGTATTGCTTGACTGCTTCGTCGTAGTTGACCATCTCTTTCTTGTACGCAGCGCGGTACGGGGCTTGCTCTCCGGCGGGAAGGCTGTTCCAGCGCTCGGTAGCGATCTTCGAGATGTCACCAGCTTTGTTACCGTCTGCAGGCGGTCCCCTAGCCTGGACTTCTGCGGCGATCTTGGGGCGCATCTCTTGCAGGTAGCGGAAGTAGGCGGTCAGAGGACGCTTCGGGGCGTTTGGGTCGCGTGGCTTGTACTGGCGTTTCTTCTTGCTGCCGTCGGCATTGAAGCCTTGTGGGATGTTGCCGTTCGGCCACACGTTGCCGGGGATGGGCATTGCGCCATTGCCATTTTGAAGAACTTGGTGGGCGAGCTGGGCGACGTTGTTGATGTTGTTGAACGGTTGCATCAAGTAGCTGACGTCGAGCGTGCTTCCTTCGTCGAGGACGGCATTGGTGTGGGCGACATAGGCCTTGACGGCTGTGTCGATGGCGCCAGAGAGCCCGACGAAGGCGTTGGTGAGCTACATGAAGGCATGTCAGTGGGTGACGCGTGTGCGAGGGCGCGTCGCTGTGCGTGGTGGTTATGACCGCGGCGCAGGCATATGGTAGCTGCGACACTGTCTGACAGCTCGAAGCGGCGGGAGTTTGATGGCGCGTCGCGTGGCATTGATGGATGTTGTGATGAAGCTTGACTTACAGCATTGCGCGTGTGCACAAACTTGTCCTTGTCGACGATGACGCTGATCTTCTCACCAGTGGGGTACGGCGAAGGCTGCGCCATGTCGAGCGGCGGATATTGATCCATCTCGCGTGTTCTGCGGCGTCCTATGTGGAAGAAGTGGTCGAGTGGATGATGATCAGCTACTGGTTTAATTGATTTGATggaggaaggtgtcgtcgGGTAGGCGACACGCTGGAAGTTGGGCGAATTTCAAGCCCTTGCAAAATTTGATTGTTGTTCGCGTCCCGGCCTCCTTATTCGTCCTACCCCGCCGTGCCTGCCCAGTACTTTGTACTTCACTTTCAGCATACTTTAGTGAATTGCAAGCATCCTTTCAACTATCCACACACCTAGTCATTCACTCATCCCCTCCATCGGGCTTCTTGACTGTCTAAATCAATACAGACGTGGTTTTCTTGCTGCCAGCGCATCATATTGCCTGCCGACGGTTGGCCTTCACTGTCTCGGTTGACTTTACTCGGAAGGGACGATCATGCAGAATCGAGGGCCTGCGCTTGCGCAGCAGGAATATCTGAAGCAGCTGCTACAACAATGGCCCAAGGTGAAGCATAGATACGTATTGCTTCATTCCCTTGCTTAGCTTCCAACCGGCAACCGCACCTCTCGAAGCCAAGATGAAGTTCTCCCTAGCCTCTATCGCGCTGCTTATAGCAGTAGCTGTCACTACATGCGTCCACCAATACTGATCTCATTCAGGCAGCGAGCTAACTTGAAACCAGACCCGACTACATCGAAGACCACCCAACCATGATGAGCACGCGCCAGGGTTGTGGAGGTGGCGGTGGTGGCAGTGGCTACTCGGGCTACAGCGGCTACAGCGGTACAGCTCTATCATCCAACACTCTGCTAGCGTAGAAGGGCTGACCAAACAATAGGCGGTGGCTACAGTGGAGGTGGCGGACACAGCGGTAAGCATCCCTCAATACGTCCTCCCTCGATCCTCAGAGAGCTAACAGAATGCACAAGGCCACAAGCGCGATATCGCCTCGACCAACATCGCCTCTTCCCTCGTCAAACGTGTCTTCGGCCTGACTACTCGACAGCAGGGCTGTAATCAGGGCGGTAAGATCAAGCCTGCTCATGCGGTTCTATCTGATTTACTAACAACGCCACAGCGATGTGCACAAGCAATGCAGACTGCGTCTCGGGCTTGTGCAACAACCCCAGCCCACAGTGTCAGGTTTATGGTACTTGTGATCCGTGTACTGGAAGTTAGATCAGATGGCAGGCTGTGTACGAAGCTAAAATGTCATGCATGGCTCCACGTTTCCGGAAGATATTCTTTCCATGGCTTTCGAGTTTGAGGTCGAGGTGGCGAGGTCGAGGCGGCGAGCACATGTCAATGCTTCGTTCACCGAAGAAAGACTCCAGCGGGCCGTGCCGTGAAGCACTGCCACTCTTATCGCTCTCGCACACCGTGGCTCTTCTCTCTATTCAAAGATCGCACATTCTGTTCTGCACCAACCTTCATCACACGCGGACTGCTCTGTTCGTGACGATGGCGAAGCGAGAACTCACGCACGACAGCCCAGACACACAAGAGCTCGAGCCTCAAGACGGCTCAGCACAGTACTATGAGTACTACTACCAGGATCCAGACTACGACGGGGATGATAGACATCTACCAAACATCAGCTCCGCTGCTGAAGGCATCGACACCTCATCTGACTTCGTGCTGT from Fulvia fulva chromosome 10, complete sequence harbors:
- a CDS encoding Urease, yielding MQLAPKEIATQIDKLLISQIGTLAQRRLARGVRLNHTEALGLIASVLHELIRDGEYTVADLMSIGTTLLGRRHVLPSVPHTLMEMMVEGTFRNGTYLVTIHNPIATDDGNLERALYGSFLPIPGLGKFPWPPVEGLEAWKGGKMPGAVVAVKGTASRIHLNVGRRRIRMKVTSKGDRPIQVGSHYHFIETNPKLEFDRLRAKGMRLDIPAGTSIRFEPGDMKTVTLVEISGNRIIAGGNDVAPGDVKDLEGVSGEEDAGIMHRLREGGFLNVEQPDADQILDPYSMPREDYIAMFGPTTGDRIRLGPTDLWIKVERDMTVYGDECSFGGGKTIRDGMGQASGRRDAECLDTVITNALIVDWTGIYKADIGIKNGLIVGIGKAGNPDVMQGVDPALVIGAATDVIAGEHKIITAGGFDSHIHLICPQQAYEAIASGITTFLGGGTGPSTSSNATTCTPSTTMIKQMLQACDSLPINIGITGKGNDASPIPLRDQVEAGVCGLKLHEDWGSTPKAIDSCLSVCDDFDIQCLIHTDTLNESGFVETTVAAFKHRTIHTYHTEGAGGGHAPDIISVVEHPNVLPSSTNPTRPYTANTLDEHLDMLMVCHHLSRNIPEDVAFAESRIRAETIAAEDVLHDLGAISMMSSDSQAMGRCGEVVGRTWNTAHKNKVQRGFLPEDEGTDADNFRVKRYVSKYTINPAIAQGMGHLIGSVEVGKLADLVLWDPANFGAKPAQVVKGGMISWSQMGDPNASIPTVEPVFMRPMFGALNPCTTVTWVSQASLGKVRKEYGLKSRVEAVKGCRTIGKGDMKFNDLMPRMKVDAERYTVEADGKICTAEPAETLPLSQGYFVF
- a CDS encoding Transcriptional regulator HMO1, whose product is MDQYPPLDMAQPSPYPTGEKISVIVDKDKFVHTRNALTNAFVGLSGAIDTAVKAYVAHTNAVLDEGSTLDVSYLMQPFNNINNVAQLAHQVLQNGNGAMPIPGNVWPNGNIPQGFNADGSKKKRQYKPRDPNAPKRPLTAYFRYLQEMRPKIAAEVQARGPPADGNKAGDISKIATERWNSLPAGEQAPYRAAYKKEMVNYDEAVKQYKAQGGEVGEGEEDAAAEDDDEVPSPSGPVTVKAGADEEEEDDDDSSDDSDDSSEEESEDEPAQPAPPPVKAEAVKKTPKARKTAKVSVPKQRKGAYNQVMQCIVCHAVLPSNAIADHILNHQHQAGADPVAPTPQQLSSLQVNGFAPPAAEMAALSSSPTRKRKADPTPGDGEKKKKGRKSNADKAAEAAATPSSQLVPESSEKLKKEKKEKKKRKPEAAA